From Quercus robur chromosome 8, dhQueRobu3.1, whole genome shotgun sequence:
TAACAAGATACATAGCTATGGTTAACACTGAATTAAATAAACTGTCTATTACACGTGGAACAAGAACTTGGAGACAATGTCACTTTGCAAGAAATAGAAGTGGTATCAactaaaaacataacaaaagtgAAATGTCCTATGATatttaaaagatttttgtttttcataaaaataaaaaaagatatttgtttTGTGATACGTTTGGATGGCTATCAAACTATCTATCATTTTGCCATTTTGGAAGGAATGTAAtagaatgattatatatatatatatatagaaggatttgttcaaaatttaaattgaaataaattaatcaaatgaTACCCTTAAAGTGTGaatgattattataatataacatgcataattttgtatatttgtccttatatataatatctgTAATTAAGATTATCAATAAAAAccgttctaatttttttttataactccttatttattaatgaaggaGATGATTTTAACTCTAGGAATTAAATCTTTTATAATACTTGCATATTATTGTTACTTGCATATGCGTAAgttgtaactaaaaaaaaaaaaataaacaaaaatgtgggGTGCAAGAGAGATTCTATGGCAAGACTATTGGTGAATgtatataagttttaaaattttgatagggAGGTGGGTTACAGAATAGTAATGGAGTGAAACACAAGTGGGTTaagtgtcaaaaatgaaaccacAGATGGGTAAGTTAAATTTGAGACAAATCATAGGTAGGTAAAGTgtaattcccaaaaaaaaaaaaaaaaaatgagtgggttcaaaggactaaaaaaaatctctatattttacaatgcttctatttaaataaataaaaatgtaaaaaagctacttatttttatgtttatgtttatttgttgataatccaaaaaaaaaaaaagttacaaggtactcgagcttggtgtaCTTGAGTACtgtacaaataaaataaacagcattttatgtttatgtttatgtcgataatctccaaaaaaaaaaaaaaaaaaatttacaaggtaCTCAAGCTTGGTGAACTCGAGTAccgtagaaaaaaaaaaaaaaaaaaaaaaaaaaaaaaaaaaaaaaaaaaaaaaaaaaaagcattgtattataaaatggtaCTCGAGCCTGGTATACTCcagtattgtgttgcatggtactcgagtttaccaaactcgagtacgatataattttttttaattgcctaATTTCCACCTCATTAGTTCCCACTCGAGtaccatataattttttttaattgcctaATTTCCACCTCATTAGTGCCACGGTGGCAAAACTTCTAGTAACTTgagtttcttaaactcgagtaccataaaaagtggtatttccctaataaGTTCTGAAACAGTActtttttgctacaaatttttgaaaatggtggtatttggccattttcacCTAATCTTTTAGTTTGATATGTTTGTACTCTCTAAGAGTGGGATGTATGTTGTTGTGGATCACTGCTGTCAGATCATGTTGTTCTTCTCGTTGTGGTTTTGGTGATTGTCATGGCTAAGGTGAGTCGTCAATGTGCATTTGGGTAGCAATGGTAGCATTGGCTACTATTGGTTTTAGGTTTAGTTGCCATTGTGTTGTTACTGTGAGTTTAATAGAATATTTTAAAGGGatgaatggtaaaataaaaaatgtgatgTAGGGTATGTGTTTAAAgtgaaaatgtaaaataaataaaatattttttggtgatGCCAAAATGCATGTATTTTCGGATGTGAATaatgctaaaaaataaataatgtggCTTTTTAATTTGGCGATGCAAAatgcctctttttttctttctttttttttttttttattgcattttcatatgtgaatgctcttatacGAAGAATCATGACATCTATAAATgatgtatataaataaatacaactttaaaatttgaggcctctttttccttctctctctcttacttttgTAGAAAGAAATGATGAGGGTCTAACTCTAAAGACTCTAGGAGTGTATGGGAAaagcttttttgctttttgtcttTAATTGTTTTTTGCAAATATTACATCTATTTAGGAATTGTTTATCTATAGTAATTTATCTGCCTATAAAAagatatttttgggtaaatttttatattttaaatatgttttaaaaagctaaaaaaataaaattttattatttacacccaaaaaaaaaaaaaaaaaaaacctaaggcaaaaagcaaaaaaataatactttttttaaaaattctcaAATGTGCTaagaatgcttttttttttttttttttttttttttttttttttttttttttttttgagaaagagctAAGAATGCGTTTGGTAAtgctttttggtttttgctttttgtctCAACGTTTTTGAGAATAAActaagttttaacttttttttttaaatgagttaGCTTTTAATTTGTTAGGCCACATTTAGGATAAAATCTACCAAcgattatatattttgatatgtACAAATAAACTACTAGAAATTACGAAATACTCAAACGGACAAACTCTATAACGTGATTTCAAAGAAGCCTTATGCCAATCTGGCAATTACCGTGCTGTTCATGATATGTGATAAGCAGGAAGAGAATTCATCAATGGAGAAAGAAAACGTAAAAAGAATCAAACGCGCGCGCtttgattttaataattttaaaaaatagacattgtttctaaatgctaaaaaataatgacattTGGTAAAAAGAACATTGAAATTTATATAACACATTAAATTTCCAAACAaagaatttgtaaaatttcaaccCCTATTTCCATTATACTGGCAAACAACAATCTGGTCTTATACCATCCCCGATCCCTCACCAAGGCTCTAAATTCTAAACCATCCCAACAAAGCTGCCTAAAACCACACTCACTCCAATACTAATACCCAAAGCCAACCCAACTGAACCAGTAAAACCTGGTGCACTTGATTTAGCTGGAGCTGGAGCCGGAGGTTCCATATCCGATGGGCTCACGGCTGCAGGCTGAGGTGACTCTCCTTTCGGGCTCTTGGCTACTGGAGGCTGCGTTGTAGGAGGTGATGCCGGGGTTTCAGCAGTCGGGGATGGTGACACGGGTGGCTTGGGCACCGGAGCAGTAGATGGCGGGGGAGCGTGGCGAGTTTTGTTTCGCACGGCCAAGACAATTATGATGAGCTTCTGTCCCTTTTTGCAGTGATCACCAGTTCCACTGATGAAGTAAAATGGACCTGAACGATCGAACTTGAAGACTGACTCTCCGTCTGTCAAGGACTGTTTGGGACTTGTGGTGTTGCATGAATTGTACTGGTCCTTTGTTACCACCAACACTGAATCTGATCCTTTCTTGTATTTGAAAACTGCACCAATTAATATGAAGAAACATTTAATATACCCAGAACTCAAACAACTTAAAAATCATCGtcagaaacaaacaaaaaacgtTGATTGTGTGTATcataaatagagagagagagagagagagagagaggcttatATCTTACGGAGAGTATCATTGACTTGAAATCTATTTCTTCCAGCCCAGTGATTGTAATTCTCAGAAGGGTTTGATCCCCAACCATCTTTTCCACCAACCAAGAATTTGTGAGCATGGGATGAGCTAAGAGACCCCATAACTAATACCCCAAATAGAAAGCCAAGAAATGAGAGAGACCCCATTGCACAAACAAGAATAGTAGAAGTAGTAGTACTCCAAAGTGTATGTCAGACAACTATGTTTGCTAGGAAGTCTTAGATAGAGAGAGTGATGAGAAATGTGAGCCTGGCCAGTGAGGAATATATAGAGGGATTGGTGAGAAAATGACCGTTGTAGAGCATGCAAAATTCACAGCGGTGGTGAAAAATATTATGGCAATCTTTGCTGGCATTTGGGTACGTGTAATAAATTTTGGTAGGCGTTTCATTTCAGCTAATGACAGTGAGGGACTGAagggttttttacttttttttcacacGTCGCGCCATGTGAGAGACTTAACGGTCATGAAAGGCTTTGGAATTTGAGGTTTTGTTCtgctaattttgttttatgcgACAGAATAAGATAAGGGTTTAAGGCTGTGATTGTGGTATTTCATGAGCTTTATAGGTTGGAAATCTTTCATTGGCCAccgaccaaaatgaaaatttaaattaattgcTTTCAATAAGATTCCGGTTGCTACTTGCAGTACTCtcaaactgaaaaaaaaaagtatattttccttttacgaaaaataagttcattttcatttttatttttcattattttatggTTGCAGAAATCGTTCAAATtaaatagaacatgtaatttttttttcttttggttgctTAATAACGGCTAAAATAActttaattattacattaaatTCCGTCGTCTGTTGATGCTGAATTGAATATGAAATTAATGTGGTGACATGtatcaattgtaattatttggtagatgataatttaatttgaccttaaaaatttattattaggtGGTTTGGGGTGAGACTTATGACTATTACCTCGGATGAATTAGAgagtccaaaaaataaattgtacttttttgttatttctgGAACGAGGATAAGAGTACAATTTAGTGATTTACAAATGATTTTAGCCAAGTAGTAGGTTGTTTAAATTTGGTTTGCTAATAGCACTAACACTTTTTTTGAGccattattaattaattcaaaaattgCTTAATTTTCCACGCATAAAACATCAAGTTTAGGGTATTGATTTTTTCACACTCGTTAGTTTACTTCTTATATATCACctatttcacattttaaatgtgaacatcaacaaaaattttatacatTACGCATTAAATTATGGTGGTTATGTGTACATAGtgctcaacaatgaatttgaaatactatttttgttttatattttttgtttaagaagacttaaattcatttttttagataCATAGATAGTACAAGAGGGTGTGGTATAGTTCAAATTAGAGACATAGTACACTACAAAGAATATCATTACCTATAAGCAGGGACGAAGCCATTCTTTGACTTAGGGGGgccatgccccccccccccccccccccccccccccccccccacaaaatttggaaaaaaatcaaggagtatatatatatatatatatatattacagaTTTGAGCAATTTTGCCCAAAACAATTACACTTGCCCCCCtaagcaaaatattttaaacaaaaagaaaaagcccactaaaatttacaaatctaaaatcaCAAGAAAAACAAATGGGTAAACCCCAAAAATTAGGACTATAACAAAATCACCAAAATGGAAAGGATAAAGAAAATTGAGTATAATCAGACAATTTACCAAAGACATTAGCCCAgtccttaaaaaatttgaaacaaaaccAATCTGACATCAAATCATTCCATCAAAttgccctaaaaaaaaaaaaaaaaaccctaacccagAGAGAGACACTAGTATTGAGATGTGAGGCAAAGGGAATGAAGACTGAGACCAAAAATGCAGTAGCATGGCATGGCACGTTGGTAGCAAATCTGCTTCTAAAAGAGACCAAGAAAGCACCAGCACGGTATTTCCCTCTCTCATCTTAGCTGAGCAGCGGCAAAACCTCTtttctctcagtctctctctctcttactctcttctctctttttctttttcttttttgaaaacaaattaaaccttTCATTCATAACAGCTAGAGCTGAAGGTTGTGCTCTGTTCTATAGCTTGTGCTCTGTTttactctcttctctcttttttaatggAAGATGGAGaactctcttaatttttttctgttttgttgcTAAATGAAAAATCACCGTCAATACTTTAACTCTTGTACTGTTTGGAGTTTAGACCCATtgggtgttttttatttttttattttttttatgaactacCCATATGCTGAATgggtgattttgtttttttataacataTGCCCGTATGAATAAAGTAGCAACAATATCAATGAATAAAGGAGCAACAAATAATTAATGGTGGTGCTtgacttttagtgttttttttttttttttttagttgagatgatttgaaattttaatggtttgttgttaatatttaataaagttTGTTAATTGTAGTGTTATGCTACATGTCTAGTGTTGTTATGtgcctttttttaatttaaacttcgCCCCCCAACTTAAACTTCTGGCTCCGTCCCTACCTATAAGTTATCTTGAACCTGAAACTAAATaatcaaacttttttatttggagaaacaaacgcacacacaagagagaggaaaagagattctaacacaaaggcacaccacaacttcactcaaaatctcaaagttaaataataagaataagtaAAAATCTCAAACAATAAAgacaactactttttttttatagatataataaaatttcaacttatgtCATCCActttatgattattattttttattatcatcgGACAAATATACCATCAGTTTTAGTGTAGAAGGGGATTTAAACTCAAGATCTCTTATTCAAACAAGAGACTTCTCTAGTTGAATTAACTGGAGCCCATAATAAAGATAAGATTTTACTTATATTTAATAGGAATTATCAATATTATATAAATCCATAAATGTCCTCACTCTAAAACTAACACTAGTTGCTTCTAATAAACAATATCATTATTGATGCTCATTTTGGTAAAAAAACCCAATAGCAGGAAGAAGGCCAACAATATGGGcagaaaagagttagtaaattaagagaaaaaccattaagcccaaatggcaggaataatggatcatatgcctagaaaataataaatggaCCTCAAAGGAAGCAAGCTGACTTAAAGGAGCCCAGAGAAAGAAGTAGTAAACCCATGGGCAGTATGAAAGCAAAAATGGGCCAAAGCATACCCAAAGTGATGAAGTAAGTGAGTAAAGGGTTGATGgaagcccatgaaccccaaaggTAAAAGATATGATTATTGGGCCGGGAAAACCCAAAAGAGTTAGCAAAAACCCATGGGAATGCAGAATTGGAATGGGCCAAGAATGCCCAAGGAAAGAAAATGGGTTGAGGATGCCTAAGGAGAaagaaatgggccaaggaag
This genomic window contains:
- the LOC126693987 gene encoding early nodulin-like protein 1 produces the protein MGSLSFLGFLFGVLVMGSLSSSHAHKFLVGGKDGWGSNPSENYNHWAGRNRFQVNDTLLFKYKKGSDSVLVVTKDQYNSCNTTSPKQSLTDGESVFKFDRSGPFYFISGTGDHCKKGQKLIIIVLAVRNKTRHAPPPSTAPVPKPPVSPSPTAETPASPPTTQPPVAKSPKGESPQPAAVSPSDMEPPAPAPAKSSAPGFTGSVGLALGISIGVSVVLGSFVGMV